TAAGCTGTTTATTGTCCATCCAACACACTGTTGCTTCTATCTCTTTTTTTACTTCTGGAAGTTCACCTGATTTTACCAGCATATCGCCACGAGTAATATTAATCTCGTTCTCCAATGTAACGGTTACCGAACTGCCCGCTCCTGCTTCGTCAAAAGTCTTATCGTAAAAGTAGATTTCCTTAATTTTTGATTTGGTCAGGGATGGTAAAATGGTTACCTCATCCCCTACCTTGAGATTTCCCCCATATATTTTACCTGCAAATCCCCTGAAATCATGAAAATCCTGAGTCTTTGGCCGAATTACTGTTTGAACCGGTAAGCGGACAAATCCCTCATCTTTTAAATCGATAGTTTCCAGATTTTCCAAATGTTCAAGAATTGTCTCTCCATTGTACCAAGGCATAGCGTTGGTTTTTTCCGCAACATTATCGCCCTTGAGCGCACTTACAGGAATATAGCTCAACTGCTGTTCTGCATATGTACTATTGGCATTCAGTTTTTCAAAATCTGACTTGATATTTTCGAATACGTCTTCTGAATAATCAACCAAATCCATTTTATTGATGGCCACAATCACATTTTTAACACGTAGCAGATTATTGATAAAAAAATGACGGTACGTCTGCTCTATCACGCCTTTTCTAGCATCAATCAATATTATCGCTACTTGAGAGGTTGAAGCACCAGTGACCATGTTTCTGGTATACTCCACGTGACCTGGGGTATCGGCAATGATGTAGCTCTTTTTTGGAGTGGAAAAATAAATATGGGCCACGTCTATCGTAATTCCTTGTTCACGTTCTGCGACCAGACCATCGGTGGCCAAGGAAAAATCCAAATAATCATACCCTCGTTGCTTGCTACTTTTTCTAATGGCTTCCAATTTATCATCGGTCAACGATTTGGTATCGTAAAGTAGTCGCCCGATCAATGTACTTTTACCATCATCTACGCTTCCTGCCGTTGCTATCTTCAGTACTTCCATTTTTTTAGTTATTGGTTGTTCGTTGATGAATATCTGTTATGTCAAATCTACCATCAACCATGAACAATAAACGTTCAACTATTTTTAAAAATATCCTTGTTGTTTGCGTTTCTCCATTGCTGCTTCGGAACGCTTGTCATCTATTCTTGCACCCCGTTCCGATATTTTGGAATCACGGATTTCCGCTACTACCTTATCAATGGTATCGGCATAGGATTCTACTGCTGCTGTACAGGACATATCGCCCACGGTCCTAAACCGAACCATACGTTCTTCTACAGTTTCATCTTCTACCCTAAAGACAACTTCGTCTTCTGCAGACCAAATCAATCCATCTCTAAAGAAAACGTTTCTTGGATGTGCAAAGTAGATGGAAGGTATTTCAATATTTTCTTTTTGGATATAGCTCCACACGTCAAGTTCCGTCCAGTTACTTATTGGGAATACCCTTACGTTCTGTCCCATTTCAATCTGACCGTTCAGCATATCGAATAATTCTGGACGTTGATTCTTTTCATCCCATTGTCCAAAATCATCCCTAACCGAAAAAATACGCTCTTTTGCCCTGGCTTTTTCTTCATCCCTTCTAGCGCCTCCAATACAGGCATCAAATTTAAATTCCTCGATCGCATCTAAAAGTGTAGTTGTTTGCAATGAGTTTCTACTGGCATATTTACCAGTTTCTTCAACCACTTTTCCTTGGTCTATGGAATCTTGAACGTTTCTTATAATCAGGTCCACTCCTAATTCTTCCGCCAATCTGTCTCGGAACTCAATGGTTTCGGGAAAGTTATGCCCTGTGTCTATGTGCAACAATGGAAATGGGATTTTCGCCGGCCAAAATGCTTTTTGGGCCAGCCTGACCAAGGTAATGGAATCCTTGCCCCCTGAAAACAAGAGCACAGGTTTTTCAAACTGGGCCGCCACTTCCCTAAATATGTAAATTGCTTCGTGCTCCAGTGCATTTGTCTGTAACTTTTGGGAATCCGCACTAATGTTTAGCGCTTCTATTTCTTCTAGAAGTGTATTCAAAATGCTTTTTTTAATGGGTTAAGTATGTAATCCACATTCTCTGTTTTCGAGAACTTTGGTGGGATCAAAGTAATTATGTTCGTTCGGCAACTGATGCGTTTCAAGATAAGCGTCCAATTGTGCATCGTTCCAGTGGTAAAAGGGGCTTACTTTTAGTGTTCCATCATTGCTCAGACTAAGGATATCCAAAGAATCCCGATGTACAGTTTGCCCTTTTCTCAAATTCGTGAACCAAACATCTGGCCTATGTTCTGCCATTGCTCTTTTAAAAGGTTCCAATTTTACCTGTTCAGTAAATATTCCATGTTCAGGATCATCGATTTGGGGAATACCCATAACCACATCCCTGTATGCCGATGTTTGTTTGGGTACATATAATCTAATGTTCAAGCCTAAACGATCAATCAACTCTTCTGCGTGCTTATAAGTAGGCCGAGTGTTATATCCCGTATCACACCAAATAACAGGAATAGCATTATCCACATTCGTTATTGCATGAAGGATGGTTACCTCATAAGGACGAAAATTAGTAGTAATCACTGGTGTAGTGGCATTGGCCAAGGCCCAAGAAATGATTTCTTTAGGTTCGGCATCTCTAAATTGTAGATTTAAGTCTTGGATTTTTTCTTTTAAAACTATCATATCACCATAACATTATTTACCCCAACCAATGCTGTTCCATAGTCTTTCGTGAAAAAAGTAGAGTACCATTTTGGTAACCAGTTCTATTAAACCAATGGAAAATGCAAGTGATAAAGTACCGGTAACCACCCATGATATGATGATGGTATCAAATGTTCCAACTATTCGCCAGCTTATGGATTTGGCAACACTACGCTTGGGGCTTTCTGAACTTTTGTCTTTTGCAAAAGTATCTTTGGTCTTTCTGTTATTTATCAGTAATTGGTCTGCAATCATAATAAATTTTATTTTCCTATAGATTTAATAGGATAATCAAAAATAGAATTATTTATTAAAGTGAATCGTTAAAAGTCCAATAAAATTACTTTTATCCTATAGTTTTAGTAGATTAACTTGATATAAACCTTATCGTTATAAAAATTTCAAGTAAAGTCAATTATAATTGAAGAATTCTAAATCAAGAAATAAGGTCAGCTAAAGTATTGTTCCGATAAACTTCAAGATTCGCATCACGCACCTTGAGCATTAGCTTATTTACCGAACATTGGTCTTGATTGGGACAATCCTCACATTTTTCGTAAAAATTCAAACTAACACAGGGAACCATGGCTATAGGGCCTTCCAAAACGCGCATTACGGTAGTCATCTGAATTTCATCGGGAGACTTTATAAGATAATATCCACCACCCTTTCCTTTTTTCGAACCTAAAAAACCATTCCTGCGAAGTGTAAGCAGTATACTTTCCAAAAACTTTTGCGAGATGTTCTCGTGTTTTGCAATTTCTGCAATTTGAACGGGTTCCGTACTTTTTGTCGAAGCCAGATACGTTAATGCCTTTAAACCATATTTTGTCTTTTTGGAGAGCATAGCTGCTAATATAGGAAAGAATCGAATACTCTTTTTGGCTTTTCAATCATAATTGAATGCGGTAATACTTTTTTACCCATTAAAAGCGTTACTGATGCAAACCTAGATTGTAAAAATTTTCTTATCTAATCATAATATATATAATGAAGTATTATTTACCTTTTATTTCCGCTTTCTTAGTATTCATAACATCTGAAGCACAAAATTTCAAGATAAAAAAAGGAGAAGTTTTAATAAATAAAACTAAAGTGGCCTCAATACAAAAGGTCAAACAAAAAGGTACCAACTATTATCTTTTAAGCGATATTAACAATAACCCGATTTGCAGAGTGCAGGATTTGGAACAACAGTCATTATTATATCCTACCGATAAATCATATCCTTTTCGGGCTTTTTTTGGTGAAAAGCTAAGTGACACTTTGACAATAACTAAGAAAAACTATTGGTTATCGGAGAAAAGAATTATTGACTATGCACTTAAAATAGGTATGTTAAATGACACAGGTTTTGATGAATCCAAGACCCAAGAATTAATTTTATCTACACCCAAGCTTCCAGAGTGGATTACTGAAAGAATAAAAGGTGAGCAAGAATTGGTAGAACAACGTCAGTTCAAGGTTGAACGAACTTTTAAACAAGAGGATACTTTTGTGAAATCATATGAAAGCCGACAAGCGACCAGTCAACTAAACAAGAGTATCGTAACTCAAATTAAGTACGACATCTACCAAGGTGACCCAAATGGAAATAATATTTTAATAGGTCATGGAATTTACGAAACTGGAACGGTCAGAGGCACATGGCTTTTCATTTTGAACACCAAGAATGTCCCGTTAGCGTCTTATAGTGGAGCTAAACTCAAACTTTATGAACCATTCAAAGAAATTAGCCCTTTAAAACATGAAGTCACTACGTTGAGCGGTACTTCTAAGAGTGAATCTATAAAGCAGATGGCAATAGAATTAATAAAAAGGGATTTACTTTAACCAATATCCGACAAAAATAAAAAAGGCGCTAATACGCCTTTTTTATTTTTGTTAATCCCTTAATCCATGTTTGTAATAATCAAGATAAGAACGTCTAACCTAGTGCTTGGGCGATATCCCCGATAATATCGTCGATATGTTCCAACCCTACCGAAACACGTACCATTCCATCGGAGATACCAACAGACTCCCGTTCCTCTTTGGTAAGTTTACTATGCGTAGTCGATGCCGGATGGGTCACAATACTTCTTGAATCTCCCAAATTGGCAGAAAGTGACAGCAATTGTATAGCATCAAAGAATTTTTTCCCTTCTTCGAGTCCACCTTTTACCTCAAAAGCTACGACACATCCTCCCGCTTTCATTTGTTTTTTGGCTAATTCATATTTGGGATGGGATTTTAAAAAAGGATACTTGACCCAAGCCACTTTAGAATGGTTTTCTAAAAACTCAGCTAGTTGTAAGGCATTGGAACAATGCCTATCCACTCGTATTCCCAATGTTTCCAAGCTTTTGGACAATACCCAGGCATTAAATGGGGAAAGTGCAGGGCCCGTAATCCTTGCGAAACGGTAGATTTTATCGATAAGCTCTGCATTCCCAACGGTGATTCCTGCGAGAACACGGCCTTGACCGTCCATCAACTTTGTTCCAGAATGAATGACCAAATCTGCTCCAAACTTGATAGGTTGTTGTAAATAGGGCGAAGCAAAACAATTATCGACAATAAGAATTAATCCATTTTTCTTCGCAATTTTCCCAAGCACCTCAAGGTCTAAAACATCTACTCCAGGATTGGTCGGCGACTCGGCGTAGATAACCTTGGTTTTGGCTGTTATCAAATTTTCTACTTCTTCCAAAGCATTGATATCAAAATAACTTGTGCCAATGTTCCATTTTGGAAAAAACTGTGTGAACAACGTATGTGTTGAACCAAAGATACTTTTTGCTGATATGATGTGGTCGCCACTTTCCAAAAGGGCGGCAAATGTTGAAAAAACGGCAGCCATGCCAGAAGCGAAGGCAAAACCTGCTTCGGCCCCTTCCATTTTACATACCTTCTCGATAAATTCAGACGAGTTTGGATTGGAATAGCGCGAATAAATATTTCGTTCTTTCTCTTCGGCGAACGAAGCTCTCATATCTTCCGCATCATCAAACACAAAACTGGAGGTCAGGTACATTGGCGTAGAGTGTTCCAAGAATTGGGTACGCTCCAATTGTGTACGTATGGCTTCTGTTTCAAACTTCTTGTTTTTCTTTATCATACTATTTCAACATCATTTAAATATTTTGCAATAATGGATGAGACCTCTATCAAATCAGATATCAGACCTCCGACTACTGACTACTGACTACTGACTACTGACTACTAAATCTAAAAATCACATCTTTTCAGCAATCCTTAAAACATCTCCAAAAACGCCTCTTGCCGTAACTGCTGCCCCTGCTCCCGCTCCTTGGATCACCAAAGGGTTTTCACCGTAGGATTCTGTATAAATTTCAATAATAGAATCAGAACCATTTACCTGACCCAGCGCACTGGATTTAGGAACAGAAATCAATTTCACGTCCAAAACACCTTTTTCTTGTTGCAAATCACCATGCAAATCACCTACATATCGAAGTACGTGCCCTTGTTTTTGGCTATTTTTTATTTTTGAAAAACTGTTATCCATTGATGCAATACTTTCCATAAAGTCTTTAAAATCGACATTTTGTAAACTATCAGGAATCAAATTTTCTATTTCAATATCCGAAAACTCGTTTTCCAAATCCAATTCGCGGGCCAAAATCAACAATTTTCTTCCTACATCGTTTCCTGAAAGATCTTCACGGGGATCAGGTTCGGTATACCCTTTCTCCATAGCTGTTTTTACAATCTCCGAAAATGGTATTTCATTCTCCGAAAATGTATTGAAGATATAGCTCAACGAACCAGAAAAGACCCCTTTGATTCGAGTTATGTTCTCCCCGGAAAGATGCAAGAGCTTTATCGTATCTATGAGTGGCAGTCCTGCTCCAACATTGGTCTCGTACAAATATTGCTTTTGATTTTTTTCAAGATGGCCGCGTATCGTTTTGTAATAATCAAACCCCAATGTATTGGCAATTTTATTGGAAGAGACCAAATCGAACCCATTGGCTATAAAATCTTCATAGTTGGATACAAAGGACTCGCTAGCCGTATTATCTATGGCAATCAGGTTTTCGAGATGGTGCTTTGTAGCAAATTCAATAATGGATTTTGTTTGATATAGGCTTGTTTCGTTCTCCAAATCGTCTCGCCAAGTATCATTTACCCCTTCAACATTAAGTAAGCTCTTTTTAGAGTTGGATACTGCGAAAATCCTTAAATCGATTCCTTTTCGTTTTTCGATACTCTTCTGTGAACTTAGTATCTGGTCTATCAATGTACCACCAACATTACCATGCCCAAAAACAGCCAGGTTTACTCTTTTCGAGATTCCAAAAATCTGTCCATGGACCACATTAACGGCTTTGTGCAAATCAGCGCTATTGACAACCAAACTCACATTTTTGCCTGAAACCGTATTGTTGAAAAGCAAAGGAACAACCTGATTTTTTGCCAAGGCATTGAAAGGTTTATGAAAAGCACTTAAATCCATTCCCACGATAGAGATAACGGCTACATCATCCACCACCGTAATCTGATTTACATCTTTGTTGGAATAGTCGGTCTTAAATTCTATATCCAATACTCTTTTCGCTTTTTGAGCTTGTTTGGAATCCACCACAAGACCTATGCCCCTTTCCGAAGAACCTTGGGAAATGATTCCAACATTAATGTTATTAAGGCCCAAGACAGTAAAGATTCTGGCATCGACCCCAACTTTGCCCAAAAGTCCTCTTCCCTCTAGATTTATTAGTGCCACATGCTCCAGAACCGATAAGGATTTTATGCCCCCATTTTCTGTTTCGGCACCAATCAGGGTACCTTCATTTTTTATATTGAACGTGTTCAGGATACGTAATGGAATGTTTTTCTCCAATAAAGGGATTATCGTCTTGGCGTGAAGAATAGTAGCACCAAAATTGGCAAGTTCGTTTGCTTCGGCATAAGAAATGTAACATATCAACCTAGCTTCGGGAACCAAATCGGGATTCGCTGTAAAAATACCATCTACATGGGTATAGTTGACAAGCTCTTGGGCATCCAGAAAATTTGCAAGCAAAGCTGCTGAATAATTGCTTCCATTTCTTCCCAATGTAGTAGTTTCACCTTCTTTGTTAGAAGCTATAAATCCAGTAATTATGGGTATAGCATCATCATCCAATGCCTGAAAATATCGGATAACATTTTCCTTGGAAACAGCTTCATCTACCTCTGCATCGTTAAATGTATCATCGGTTTTTATCAGTTTTCTGGAATCGACAAGCTGTGCTTTAACCCCAGATTCCACCAATATCGAGGTAATTACTTTTCCCGAAATCAATTCGCCGTAGGACAACAATTCATCCTTAATTTTTAGACTATAATCTCCTGTTAGCGAAACTCCTTTTAACAGTTTTGCAATATGATTCAATTCTTCTTTAAGCTCAATTTTTGAAAAGGCTCCTCTTTGATAGTCAGAAAAAGTTTGAAGTTCTTTACTGAAATCCTTCCCTTTAGCAGCTAAATCAAGCATAGATTCCAATTGATCTGTTGCCTTACCTCTTGCCGACAATACTACCCCAAAATTTTCTCCTGCGTTAGCTCTTGTAGAAATAATCTCCAGTACATTTTGCAATCCTTTGCCATTAGCCAAGGATTTTCCACCAAACTTTAAAATCTTGATGCGCTCCTTTTTTCCATTTTTTTGAAAAATTGGCCCAAGCAGGTTTTCCAATTGTTGAAATTCAATCAAAAAGGCATCGTGACCGTGAAGTGATTGTACTTCTCCATAAGTGACGTTAGCATTCGCCTGTGCTAAATTTCGAAATGTCTCCTTATTTTCTTCTGCGGTAAAAAACAAATCCGAATTAACCCCAATGATATGAATCTTGGTATCACTTTTCTGAATCAAATCAAAAGCATCCTCGCCATTTCTTGTGATATCGATTGTCTTTAACAATTGATTCATCAACTTATACGCGGAGAGCTGAAAACGTTCTTGAAGTTTTTTCCCGTGGTGCATCAACCAACTTTCTACATTAAAAACCTGTAGCTCTTCATTGGTACTTCGCTTAAATCTAGCCTTGAAGGATTCAGGTGTACGATAGCATAACATGGCATGCATACGCGCATCGTGTACAGGTTGTTTGGAATTTACCAAAAATTGCTCCTGAATCTGACAGTTCGCAATCAACCAATCCGTTGATTTCCAATCAGAAGCCACTGGAATTAAATGTTGGGTGATTTTAGGGTCAAGGGCTACCACTTCCCAAGCAATACCACCGCCCAAAGAACCGCCAATGATAGCAAATAGTTTCTCTACCTTTAGTTGTTCCAGCCCATTGAGAAAAATCTTGGCAATATCTCCTGCCACAAAATCCTTGTAATTATCGATTACGAAACTATCATAACCGTTTCCAGGAATGTTAAAGGCCAAAATGGTGTACCTTCCAGTATCGATACATTTGTTATCGCCAATAATATCGGTCCACCAGCCATCATCACCCGTTACGTTCGAATTTCCCGTTAGGGCATGGTTTACCAATACAATTGGGGCTGAATGCAATTCCTGTCCGAACAATTGATAGGACAATTGTAAATCTTGGGTATTCCCGGATAGGGTGGTGAAATTTGGTATGTTGATGTGTTGGAGCATTTATTATTGAATAGCTCCTTCTTCCTGAAAAGAAGGCCGGGATAAGGGGACTAAATTACCCCTCACCTTAATCCTCTCCCGAAGGAGAGGAAACCTATTATACTTCGTTTACGCCAAAACTGATTTATCTATAGTTGCAAAGGCACTTTCCAAATCAGCTTTTAAATCTTCAATATCTTCCAGGCCTACGGACAAGCGAATCAAATCTTTTGTAACTCCCGTTGATTCTTGGGCTGCATCATCCAACTGTTGGTGCGTTGTACTTGCAGGGTGAATAATCAACGACTTCGTATCGCCTATATTTGCCAATAAAGAGAAAACCTTGGTTTCATCAGCTATCTTTTTAGCAGATTCAAATCCACCTTTGACACCAAAGGTGACGATTCCGCTCTGACCTTTTGGCAAATATACCTTTGCGTGTCCATGGTATTTGCTCGATTGTAATCCAGGATAGTTTACCCATGCCACTTCATTTCTGCTTTCCAGCCATTTGGCCAATGCCAGTGCATTTTCACTATGCTGTTTCATACGGATGGATAAGGTTTCCAACCCTTGGATAATTTGCCAAGCATTGTAGGGGCTTGCAGCTCCGCCAAAATCCCTAAGACCTTCTATCCTGACCTTGGCGATAAAGGCTGCGGGACCTAACACCTCGTGGTATACCAATCCGTGATAACCAGGCGAAGGTTCGGTAAATTCTGGGAACTTTCCATTGCCATAGTCAAATGTTCCAGCATCAATGATTACTCCTCCCAGCGATGTTCCGTTTCCGTTGATATACTTTGTCAATGAATGTATAACAATATTGGCCCCATGTTCAATGGGGTTTAACAGTGCTGGAGTTGCTACGGTATTATCTACAATAAATGGCACTTTAGCTGTTTTTGCTTCGGAGGAAATTGCTTTCAAATCCAACACATCCAGTTTTGGATTGCCTAAAGATTCCACAAAAATGGCCCTTGTATTTTCTTGTACTGCCTTTCCAAAATTAGAAGGTTCTTCCGGGTCAACGAAGG
The nucleotide sequence above comes from Flagellimonas sp. HMM57. Encoded proteins:
- a CDS encoding phosphoadenosine phosphosulfate reductase family protein encodes the protein MIVLKEKIQDLNLQFRDAEPKEIISWALANATTPVITTNFRPYEVTILHAITNVDNAIPVIWCDTGYNTRPTYKHAEELIDRLGLNIRLYVPKQTSAYRDVVMGIPQIDDPEHGIFTEQVKLEPFKRAMAEHRPDVWFTNLRKGQTVHRDSLDILSLSNDGTLKVSPFYHWNDAQLDAYLETHQLPNEHNYFDPTKVLENRECGLHT
- a CDS encoding PLP-dependent aspartate aminotransferase family protein; amino-acid sequence: MIKKNKKFETEAIRTQLERTQFLEHSTPMYLTSSFVFDDAEDMRASFAEEKERNIYSRYSNPNSSEFIEKVCKMEGAEAGFAFASGMAAVFSTFAALLESGDHIISAKSIFGSTHTLFTQFFPKWNIGTSYFDINALEEVENLITAKTKVIYAESPTNPGVDVLDLEVLGKIAKKNGLILIVDNCFASPYLQQPIKFGADLVIHSGTKLMDGQGRVLAGITVGNAELIDKIYRFARITGPALSPFNAWVLSKSLETLGIRVDRHCSNALQLAEFLENHSKVAWVKYPFLKSHPKYELAKKQMKAGGCVVAFEVKGGLEEGKKFFDAIQLLSLSANLGDSRSIVTHPASTTHSKLTKEERESVGISDGMVRVSVGLEHIDDIIGDIAQALG
- a CDS encoding O-acetylhomoserine aminocarboxypropyltransferase/cysteine synthase family protein; translated protein: MSDQKFSTNALHAGHDVSANGGTRAVPIYQSTAYVFNDADHAANLFNLSEPGYIYTRLNNPTTDVLEQRLAALEGGIAAVATASGTAAISTALLVLLRTGDHIVASNSLYGGTYNLLANTLPRLGITTTFVDPEEPSNFGKAVQENTRAIFVESLGNPKLDVLDLKAISSEAKTAKVPFIVDNTVATPALLNPIEHGANIVIHSLTKYINGNGTSLGGVIIDAGTFDYGNGKFPEFTEPSPGYHGLVYHEVLGPAAFIAKVRIEGLRDFGGAASPYNAWQIIQGLETLSIRMKQHSENALALAKWLESRNEVAWVNYPGLQSSKYHGHAKVYLPKGQSGIVTFGVKGGFESAKKIADETKVFSLLANIGDTKSLIIHPASTTHQQLDDAAQESTGVTKDLIRLSVGLEDIEDLKADLESAFATIDKSVLA
- the cysD gene encoding sulfate adenylyltransferase subunit CysD — encoded protein: MSADSQKLQTNALEHEAIYIFREVAAQFEKPVLLFSGGKDSITLVRLAQKAFWPAKIPFPLLHIDTGHNFPETIEFRDRLAEELGVDLIIRNVQDSIDQGKVVEETGKYASRNSLQTTTLLDAIEEFKFDACIGGARRDEEKARAKERIFSVRDDFGQWDEKNQRPELFDMLNGQIEMGQNVRVFPISNWTELDVWSYIQKENIEIPSIYFAHPRNVFFRDGLIWSAEDEVVFRVEDETVEERMVRFRTVGDMSCTAAVESYADTIDKVVAEIRDSKISERGARIDDKRSEAAMEKRKQQGYF
- the thrA gene encoding bifunctional aspartate kinase/homoserine dehydrogenase I codes for the protein MLQHINIPNFTTLSGNTQDLQLSYQLFGQELHSAPIVLVNHALTGNSNVTGDDGWWTDIIGDNKCIDTGRYTILAFNIPGNGYDSFVIDNYKDFVAGDIAKIFLNGLEQLKVEKLFAIIGGSLGGGIAWEVVALDPKITQHLIPVASDWKSTDWLIANCQIQEQFLVNSKQPVHDARMHAMLCYRTPESFKARFKRSTNEELQVFNVESWLMHHGKKLQERFQLSAYKLMNQLLKTIDITRNGEDAFDLIQKSDTKIHIIGVNSDLFFTAEENKETFRNLAQANANVTYGEVQSLHGHDAFLIEFQQLENLLGPIFQKNGKKERIKILKFGGKSLANGKGLQNVLEIISTRANAGENFGVVLSARGKATDQLESMLDLAAKGKDFSKELQTFSDYQRGAFSKIELKEELNHIAKLLKGVSLTGDYSLKIKDELLSYGELISGKVITSILVESGVKAQLVDSRKLIKTDDTFNDAEVDEAVSKENVIRYFQALDDDAIPIITGFIASNKEGETTTLGRNGSNYSAALLANFLDAQELVNYTHVDGIFTANPDLVPEARLICYISYAEANELANFGATILHAKTIIPLLEKNIPLRILNTFNIKNEGTLIGAETENGGIKSLSVLEHVALINLEGRGLLGKVGVDARIFTVLGLNNINVGIISQGSSERGIGLVVDSKQAQKAKRVLDIEFKTDYSNKDVNQITVVDDVAVISIVGMDLSAFHKPFNALAKNQVVPLLFNNTVSGKNVSLVVNSADLHKAVNVVHGQIFGISKRVNLAVFGHGNVGGTLIDQILSSQKSIEKRKGIDLRIFAVSNSKKSLLNVEGVNDTWRDDLENETSLYQTKSIIEFATKHHLENLIAIDNTASESFVSNYEDFIANGFDLVSSNKIANTLGFDYYKTIRGHLEKNQKQYLYETNVGAGLPLIDTIKLLHLSGENITRIKGVFSGSLSYIFNTFSENEIPFSEIVKTAMEKGYTEPDPREDLSGNDVGRKLLILARELDLENEFSDIEIENLIPDSLQNVDFKDFMESIASMDNSFSKIKNSQKQGHVLRYVGDLHGDLQQEKGVLDVKLISVPKSSALGQVNGSDSIIEIYTESYGENPLVIQGAGAGAAVTARGVFGDVLRIAEKM
- a CDS encoding sulfate adenylyltransferase subunit 1 → MEVLKIATAGSVDDGKSTLIGRLLYDTKSLTDDKLEAIRKSSKQRGYDYLDFSLATDGLVAEREQGITIDVAHIYFSTPKKSYIIADTPGHVEYTRNMVTGASTSQVAIILIDARKGVIEQTYRHFFINNLLRVKNVIVAINKMDLVDYSEDVFENIKSDFEKLNANSTYAEQQLSYIPVSALKGDNVAEKTNAMPWYNGETILEHLENLETIDLKDEGFVRLPVQTVIRPKTQDFHDFRGFAGKIYGGNLKVGDEVTILPSLTKSKIKEIYFYDKTFDEAGAGSSVTVTLENEINITRGDMLVKSGELPEVKKEIEATVCWMDNKQLRAGTRYVVQHNTNKVLSKVTSIKNVIATDYSGSKLSEGKLELNEIGEVEIKLSKPIFYDSFVENKSNGSFILIDEQTNTTAGVGFIN
- a CDS encoding DUF2061 domain-containing protein, which codes for MIADQLLINNRKTKDTFAKDKSSESPKRSVAKSISWRIVGTFDTIIISWVVTGTLSLAFSIGLIELVTKMVLYFFHERLWNSIGWGK
- a CDS encoding Rrf2 family transcriptional regulator, whose amino-acid sequence is MLSKKTKYGLKALTYLASTKSTEPVQIAEIAKHENISQKFLESILLTLRRNGFLGSKKGKGGGYYLIKSPDEIQMTTVMRVLEGPIAMVPCVSLNFYEKCEDCPNQDQCSVNKLMLKVRDANLEVYRNNTLADLIS